In Bactrocera neohumeralis isolate Rockhampton chromosome 5, APGP_CSIRO_Bneo_wtdbg2-racon-allhic-juicebox.fasta_v2, whole genome shotgun sequence, the genomic window ctttttaataaaatatggacGGCATGGCAAACAACACCAGCGGTATGCTGGCAGAGTCTAGTAACGTCAATTCGAGGTGGATGTGAAGTCATATTATAGTATAAGGtttaagcaacaaaatactaaccaaaagtaagcaaatttttgtaataacattattttttgtttataaaatattttcgtttctaattagttgtcgcactcaaatcgttgattccacatgtttttgttaaaatcttcaaaacaaaaacgaattttaaacaaaattttcactactagaatttaagtttaacataaatttcaataaaataagtgaaagtaCAATAAATACACATGATCTAttggaaaataacatcatttacttcaaaataggtgtcttttctaattagctgtcaacagctgtatatatgtatgctattaaatgatttaaatatgttaaaagcatttactatatttacatttgtatataataatagGTTATTAaatcttaattattttatattcagataactggaaattaaaaattaaatttcaaattattaaatacatatgtacatagattatttattattggaaGGAACTGCAttctcaattttattctaaGCATTTATCAGCAGTGTttcattgcatacttttgggctgCTATTATCAATAAGTGCATATGAATTACTTACTGCTGTCCACAGCGACATCTGTAAATTGCATATAGCAATGAGAGAGTGGAATAAAATTTGAATGGAACGCAATCTTACATTCCACTCAAAACGGAAATCGCAGAAAACACTGAACGTACATGACCAAgagtaaaattgaaattaactaCATATTTGAAACTCTGTATGTTAAGTGTAAATAACCTGAAAATGGCGATtcacttttaactttttaaattttttaatttgtctgaatatattttattacaatttaaaaatatttataaaaaaatgtttaatttaatttttataaagacAAATACCGCCTATTTATTTTCTATCACCTAAAAATTGTTACAGCTGAAAGTCTTTTgggatttaaaaataaaaatattattaattttgtcgTAAAATAGCCGAAAGGCAATTTGAAATTAAGGCTTCTAACTTGAGTAAATCCGCCggagaaagcagaggaagaggaagaccttcactccgttggaaagaccaggtggaaaaggatctagctacacttggaatctccaattggcactaaaaagcgaaaagaaagaacgactggcgcgctgttgtaactttggctataaccgcataagcgatatctacgccaataaagaagaagcagaaCTTCAGTATAAGTTGTGACACCTACTGATATTGCTGTGCAAGAGTTGACATCATTTGATATCTCCTAAAGGATCTTTAGACTATTAATTTTGGAATAAATCATATTTCTCGAGCAAGAATAGTTCAAGAAGTTAAAGATCTTCACTTTTAAAGATTTCTCCTTATGACTctttatacgtatgtacattaggaTCATCATAAAATGCAgacaaaaatgtgtaaaacatCTACAAAAACTTGAAACCCTATATTCAGCATAATATAGTCGAAGATATTACCGATAAATTTTGGTACAGATTTACGGCTGTAAAACGGGTCGATATTCAGATTTTGTATATGCTGAAATGTCTTGAAACcggtgtcctttcatgggcaaatgaagttttccaaataggtaaaaatcacagggtgccagatcaggtgagtagggtgagtgattaatggttaatatggagtttttggtcaaaaaatcagtgacaagcgtcgaccgatgcctcacggtattgtggtcgaacacgacgaatgcgtgacaaaagacgcttcataacaccaaggtaaaacacagcattaatcgtttggccaggtgggacgaactctcggtgtacaataccctcggaatcgtaaaaacaaatcagcattgtctttatttttgacttctgaagacgaccgacttctgatcgtcacagaggtcctcacgaccttcttggaatcgcttaaaccactcatgcacattactacggaataggcactgatcaccataaacttttttcatcatttgaaatgtttcagtaaacgttttcccaagtttaaaacaaatttaatatttactctTTGCAtattacgaccgatgaccaaaagctgctgtcactttttgatcgataacatcgattgtagttatccaattgtcttaaaatttttacgaaatgtcaacaagagatcaaactttttatttcatatacccaccaataggtggcgccaccagaaacaattatatttaaaaagttctgtttcttttgcgacagaccttgcaTATGGTAGAtatagtttgttgttgttgtggacaGTTtgaccggtcggaaggaatttggaCTCGACTGTCAaaataaccttaatttttgacctgctttgacgtggttttttcggcttcgttTCACCTTTGACATAATATTCAGCCGATTGATCATCTCttttcgggtcgtaagcattgactcatcgtcagtaataatacatttcatgacattctggtggtcggaaagcattgtttcacagtcATTAACCTGagctcttttaaaaaaatttgatgattttggaaccaattgtgctttcatttttcttaggcccaaatgatctttcgaaACGGTTTTCACTGCTCCTTTCgttattccaacgatgccagtaagatttcTGACTTTTAATCATCTATGCtcaagcaacaatttttttattttataacgtGTTGaacatcagttgatgttgaagGCTGTCCTGGACGTTTCCTCGTCACCGTTCTcgaccttctttgaataatttgtactaatcaaaaacacttgctcgtgaGAAACGATTATCagcgaaggccttttccaaaattttgaaattcttcggcaccagaaattttacccaaccacaaaatttaatgaaacttctttcttgaataatttcactcatcgtaaaaatcgccgaatgcactttatgtacttcagaaagacaagcgtatactaatcCCTAATGGTTAatttgatgtgacatttagcacagatgtcactgacagttatACCAAACTAGAAAACGGGTTCTCAAgcaaaatttgaattaaaatgtcttactactttttgcccaCATTAGTACATATTCACACGCATTTGATATTGCTGGCATAAACGAAAGTAAGTTTAATATGCAGTAACAACTGTATACAAATACACctgtataaagaaaaatatataaatttatataaatacacacacatgttaAGTACATatgcacctacatatgtatgtatgtacttggaTATAACTTATGCATTTAAATTTGGTTGAGATTTCCGCGCGAATAACGGCAATAAgaggaaattttgcaaaaaccgTATTTCATGTTTGCCTATTTTATGGCCCTTTCTTGTTTACGTCGTAAATTACACACAATATGAAAACAAAGGCGTGTTGCAGACTTTGGTGTGCCAATATAACGGAATCTTCCACCAAAACACCTTTCAacatttaaagcaaatattcaTTTGTAAACATTAAGTAAGGCaacaattaaaatacattaaattactGCAAACATttacatttgcatatgtatacatgtatgtccttttgtacatacatatatggatgaTTCTAACAAAGTAAATTACGCgttaaaatacttgtatataagatTACTGATTTGTAAAAAGCCGGTTTAGATACAAGGAGGCAGGGGCCACATTTTAGAAAGAGTCCACATTATGATCAGAAATAGATGGAcctttattataccctgaacagggtatattaaatttgccacgaggtttgtaacacccagaaggaaatgtcagagaccctacaaaatatacatatgtatatagaattcACCAGAGTAGCGATCTAAGTGGATTTAACCatatccgtctgtatatacgcgaactagtccctcagtttatgAGAAATCacactgaaattttgcatacatccTTTTCTCATcgagaagctgcttatttgttggaacgACCGTTATCGGGACACTGTAGCATGTAGCTGACATACAAAGTGAACTATCGGAACCGAGTGCTTGCATGGAacgcttttttatttgtgaagatattttaaCGGAATTTTGTGTGGATTATTGCTTAAGATAATCGTGCAATCTCCGTAAAAATAGATCAGATCGGGTCACTTTatcatataactgtcatacgaACTAAACAATCGAATTTAATTTCGTTATGTGTGAAGGTTATTCTAGCCTCaatacaaccgaagttaacattttttcttgtttttgttaatatatattttttacagcgTTTAACGAAGTCAATAACCCGAGACCAATGacctttttgtttatattttggcGAAGTCGCCAACCCTAGTTCAATGGCCTTTGGTGAGGTCAATTATGCCTTTGTTTACCTTTAGCGAAGACAACAACCAATTAACGTGATCAATGATCCTTAAGGTTGTTGAGGTTAGTTTTAATCCAAAACTGCCAATTTTTGAGACTGGAAACTAGAAAACTGGACATGCCCAGATACTTTAGAGGATTATAATATGTTTGAAAATAGGAGTAAAAAGTACTATTATTGATGTTTTCAGCAAGAAGTAGGTGTTTGAAAGTTTTAAGGGGTCACATGGGGTTCCACGGGTAAAAATCAgcttttttccaacaattttttctcatgcgacgccatttccggtgacccctcgaaaaaaagatgcgcccgcgttggcaggctAACTCCTTACATAATCatctaaagttaaaaaatacgtgttttaattaaaaccttaacttagaccTTGGACGAGggaaaaaaaagtgaatttttggcagacaattttacaaaaaaataaaaatttcagtgaaaatttggcaaaatttttttttcaaatatttttaatcgaaaaaaattcttcgcccaagtctttaagacatctcaaagacctgtgtaaaatttcatgaagatcggctTAAAGAcgaaacgcgtttaaagacggcgcacatAGCTTAGCTAGCCTGGAGCAAACAAGTCCTCAAAGCTGtttctccgaaactattactcggatcaacacAAAATTTAGGAccatattctagaggtgttgtagaatttaataagacaataaaaagcattcgattttttgaaatccgtaaacccatgtaaccccttaaacacgttttctcgaaacttttatataaacaatatatagtataatactATTTTCGGTGATAAATTTAACCTTTTTTACAAAAgcctataaaatttttttctcaacacTCCACTCCATCTTTAAAAAACCCATAAAAGCAGAATTGCAATAACATATATCTGACCACCACTGTActtgtatgcatatttttactTCAACACCTGTATATATGATCAGCTGTGGGcaatatttcattcatttaacaGCCTAATAATAAATAGTAATGATACGAAAAAGAAATACCAGAATATCCGCTCATTTGAAGTTCTATTACAACTGTTttggttgcgtatacgcacttGTGCACACGCAGCCAAGCATACTTTCatgtttatttgtaaataaacacAGACATACTTTGctacatacacacgcatgtaGCAGTAATAGTAGCAACGAGCACTTAACAGCATAAACGACACCCGCTGCTTCGCAAATGGCCGATGAATGCCAattagtaacaacaacaaaccaagCAAACACAATGCTTGCGCAGCATGCTATAAGTGCATGTAAGTACGTTATAAGTATGCTGTGCGGCGACGATCGCAGCCGATCCCTCCttggttaatttatttatacgaTAAACAAACATACGATTTTCATGGACTTCGTTGAATATGTCCGAGTGTGATATGCTTGGGAGCGCTTGcaatgttttcttaattttttcaaactttttttcagatattttgtttacagcattttttttattttttccaaagcgAATGGCAATCGTGAGCACTTGTGTGCAAGAAATTCGCAAAGTGGTAAAGGAGagcgaaaatagaaaaaaattgccGATGATTGCCGAGAAAGTGTGCAAATTAGCGCGAGATCGGCACTTTTCGCTGGAAAATCTGGTAAGATTTCAGTAGCAATTCAGAAAGCGGCGCGtacaatacatattttatagcaagCGGATTGCGgattcatacaaaaattttaaacacaaaattttttttcaatttccaatttaatttttttttaaggaaatccaaaaaaaaattatttatttttttttttacaaaacaaaaaaaatgtctgAGTATATAAAACTCGAAgtgaaaaatgagaaaaataacagtaattccgtaaaaccacaaaataataatgcaaaacaCGATATACTTTTCGAAAAACGTgacaatttcaaaaatgaaCATGTGCGTTTCAAGAATAACATACACACAGTTATAGTGCCAACACATCACTCGCATAGCCGAACTCTACCCAAAACTCTGCCAAAAAATGGTGTTAAACATTACAATGAAAATCTAGCCAAAAGTGATCccaaacatatttcaaaaatccTAACCGTTAACGACACAAATAATGATTTCatcatacaaattaaaaacgACACAAAACCAAGAAGAAagtcagatacaaaaccaacagcacacacacattcaacgCTTTCGAAGGCTGAATCGAAGACGTCACTGCGAAGCGATCAccgagttttaattaaaaccgaTTCGAAATCGACGTTACGCAGCGGTGAAtccaaaaatgatttgaaatcaCTTTCGGGCACTTTGCCACGCCACGCATCGAACAGTACACTAAAAAGTAACAGTTTAGGTAAACCGTTGCATAAGTCAGACTCCAAGGCGACACTGAAGAGTGAGGCGATCTCAATCACAGATGTTTCAAGCGGCAGCAGCACGCATGCGAAGAAAAGTCTGGAATCGATGACCGACGAGGAGATCATCGAAGAGAATTTGAAGGAGTTACTCGAAAACAAAAATCGAgtaagttttcaataaatttagatTATTATTAATAAGATTTCGAAGTGTTATCATGAAAGGAATTatgggtatatatgtatttgagagATAATTCCTACTTTGTAGAAGAAAAGAGTCTAAAACTCCCTTAAACGTTCATTTACATTGCTTTTCTATATAAGAGACTTACATATCGATTAAAAGCTTAGCTCGTCTTTGCAAAAATAGTCAAACGTTCGTCGTTGAGAATAAGTTATGTCCCCTAATTTCGCTCTACCAACATTAAGTAAGTTATGGGATGTGCCGTTCTGAGATCGAAACGTGTGCCTAATATCAGATTAGACCAAAGTAGTTTAGGGTACAATAAGATACTTATAGATCAGTTCTTCCAGCATTTTAAAAATGGCCTTTGTCATTTCttctcttctttactggcgtagagccgagttaacaacagcgcgccagtcatttcttcttttcgcaaggtggcgccaattggagattctaagcgaagccaggtccttctccactagatccttccaacgaagtggaggtctcctcttcctctgcttccccggcgggtactgcgtcgaatactttcagagctggagtgttttcatccattcggacaacatgacctagccagcgtagccgctgtctcttaattcgctgaactatgtcaatgtcgtcgtatatctcatacagctcatcgttctatcgtatgcgatattcgccgtggccaacgcgcaaaggaccatacatctttcgtgctaatgctggttccaagataggcgaaattatctacgacttcgaagtcaacagtgacgtggaatcCAACTCActagtgcgacaactgtttgtttgatgacagaagatatttcgtcttgccctcgttcaccaccagactcCTTTGTCATCTGGTCTATGAAAAAgtctgatatacatatatatactaacaCTTATAAACATTTAACTTGGGAATGTACTCTCCATGCTGTTCCCTATcaaactgaatataagattactAGAAAAATAGTTAAAGAAAAGACTAGAATAATATAATAAGAACTAAGATCATGGCACATATGCGGAATTAGTGATGATCTCAAAGACGTTCCATTTCTTCGACAGAGCTTAACAAACATaagcatatatacttataataataaagtttccaTAGATATTCCTCAAGATATATAGAAATTACGCAATATTTTACCGTCACTTATAGAtttaaagttttagttaaagTTAGGTTAGTTTGGTAGGCTACTAAACAACGCATAGATCAGTTTCGGTGTCATTAGGTGTGCCATTTCGTAGTTCATCAAAGGTAGTCATCCTTTATAATGACAGCGTTTAAGGGAAATGTCAATAAGCGGGCTTACTACTGACATCTCTTCCAGTGTTCTTATTAAGGATAccccaaaataaaaaattttgccttGTCAATGCGGGATGCCACATTGTtcccctggtgccttgctcttgaCATTTCTTGCAGTCATCTCAATCAACTCCATTCTGCCCTGTGACCACTAAGTACTATCCCAATCATGtttctacagtctcttctacATATGAAGATTATaaactttttgtatttctgTGCTATCGTTTTGAACATGACTTTTGTGGTTTTGAACCCTAGTAGTTGATTCCATCGGAATTTAGCTCCCCTTGGCGTACTCCTGTTCAGATCGTCTTCAGATGACAGCCgaacaccattcttggcaatctcgtccactatcgCTATATCATTGTcatcgatgcctttgtgacctgaCACCCTGTGGAAGTGAAGTCCTTATGACAACCTACACTGTTGCAATGTTTCCCAAGAAACTTCTGGACAAAATGCGAAACGATATTATTACCTTACCTGCttggctatatacatatatagtatatatagatgTTAGCTTTGCAGTTGTCTGCTGATGCATTAGAGGCTAGCTCCTTTAGCAAAAACCTCTGTTTGAAATATGCTGGGACATCAGCTAAATTACTTGAGAATAACTACAAGAGAttcactttttggaaatatgtatacatttctGGCTTCAGACAAACCATTATTTGAAgcgctattattatttttcatagcTCGTTGAAATTAGGGAATTACTGCCTAGTCCATTGCCGTTGCCAGGTGTAATACCGGAACCATTCCTTACACATATGTAGTAGACCCAACTGCTCAAGTAACAGTAAAGCGTGTATGCACGAATTCGTCTCGGCTCTACAGAGAGGAGTGCTACCCTTCCTGTTATGGAGTCTTGTCGTGGACGAAGTGCTCGTGTTGCTAACTATAGGAATCCGCTGTCAAggatatgcggacgacattgttaTCTTAGCTAGAGGGAAATTTGTACAAAGGGCACTATGCCTAACCAAGAGATGGTGCAGAGGGCTTGGACTGAACATCAACCCTTCGAAAAGGGCCATCGTTCCATTTACGAAACGCAGGTCTGACCTCAGGAACCTAACCCTTGATAGCAGAGAGATAGATATGACTAATATggtcaaatatcttggtctcACGCTGGATTGCAATCAGCGGTGGAGACAGCATGTTGATCTGACCATGGTCAAAGCTACAAAAGTACTTACGGTGTAAAATCAGCTAGCTGGTAAATCCTGAGGCTGGGGCCATGATCGTGCGTGTATAGAACGACTGAATTGTTTAACAGATCGTAGCCTTATCCAGGTGCCAAGTGACAAAGCtatagccgggaatgaactggTTGATGACCTGCCCGAACCTTTCATTGCGGTTGGTTCCCATACTTTAAAGAAGCTGCTCCCCAAGCATGAAGCAGTGGGTTGGGAGAAGTATTGACAACAATTCCTAGGCATGCGCCGGGCCAAGTTGGTAATGGATGGTTACAACCTTAAAAGgttaaaatatgtaatcaaccatCCAATGGATAAACTTAGGCTACTTGTCGCCTTCTGCACTGGCCATTGTTAACTCAAAAAGCACctacttgtacatatacatacacagcTATTTTCGGTAGCAGCCACGCAGATTCCACAATTTATAGATCAAAGGTGCTAATTATGAAAATCAGCGCTCATCCGGCATAAAAATGTGCGGATGCATGattataaaagttttacacatatatgtatacacatacatatatatctatttaaacacatgtaattgaaaatattattttttccaattattaaaaCACTGCGCTAAAATTAATATTCCAAGCACTACCTTAGCTCATCCGGTACATGGCATACTAGATATACtgaatactatatatatatgaaaacaaCTACATATTATATCTAAAAcctatttatatacacatatacatgttAGATATGTATGGAAGTGCatagtaaagggtgatccatttcgaggttccctactttttttaaagaaaaaacaaagaaacttcaaatttaatgagaggtgtttattatcattcgaaaaaatattcgttggcattttttttttgaattatctaTTTCTAATGTTCTCCccggctacgtcttagatggtaCATCCGTATAGTCCAATATTCAATTACTACTTCGATCATTTCggctagtaactggcgaatgatatacgtgatttttttcttgaagTCGTGAATCGAAGCGGAGTTGTTCGCACatattttagactttacatatcgccACAGAAAAGAttgtaacggtgtgatatcacacgatcatGGTGGACAATCcaccggctcaaaacgtgaaattatctgttcaccgtagtgttctctcaataaatccattgattgatgcgatatgtgcgaagtggcgtcgtcttattgaaaacaaatgtgaccgagatcacgagcttcaatttcaggtatcaaatagtcggttatcatggcgcgataacggtcaccattgacgattgcgttctcatcggcatcagttttgaagaaatatggaccgatgagtccaccggccc contains:
- the LOC126760057 gene encoding uncharacterized protein LOC126760057 isoform X2 produces the protein MSEYIKLEVKNEKNNSNSVKPQNNNAKHDILFEKRDNFKNEHVRFKNNIHTVIVPTHHSHSRTLPKTLPKNGVKHYNENLAKSDPKHISKILTVNDTNNDFIIQIKNDTKPRRKSDTKPTAHTHSTLSKAESKTSLRSDHRVLIKTDSKSTLRSGESKNDLKSLSGTLPRHASNSTLKSNSLGKPLHKSDSKATLKSEAISITDVSSGSSTHAKKSLESMTDEEIIEENLKELLENKNREERKANGRLIAAIVAFLVIFVGLYNMWLKKANGLAGILVPVIIMVSYGGWVVLLAKRDKQRQVLYVRQTRGRSDGTQQNRIGRKGEIAAKEKGGGGKTQGKRESCQTKSFGSSSQFPRETIRYASAGLAALG
- the LOC126760057 gene encoding uncharacterized protein LOC126760057 isoform X1, translating into MSEYIKLEVKNEKNNSNSVKPQNNNAKHDILFEKRDNFKNEHVRFKNNIHTVIVPTHHSHSRTLPKTLPKNGVKHYNENLAKSDPKHISKILTVNDTNNDFIIQIKNDTKPRRKSDTKPTAHTHSTLSKAESKTSLRSDHRVLIKTDSKSTLRSGESKNDLKSLSGTLPRHASNSTLKSNSLGKPLHKSDSKATLKSEAISITDVSSGSSTHAKKSLESMTDEEIIEENLKELLENKNREERKANGRLIAAIVAFLVIFVGLYNMWLKKANGLAGILVPVIIMVSYGGWVVLLAKRDKQRQVLYDKHVEEVMERNKIELAEKARLLRKKKAEEAKRKEREKAAKLNRLGHRPSFREKLFGTRPPALQPSANLLTIAVTAAAPSQIVVESPKKKRLERMDALVLPHPPMRTGSAP